One region of Flavobacteriales bacterium genomic DNA includes:
- the purE gene encoding 5-(carboxyamino)imidazole ribonucleotide mutase: MSNAQVGIIMGSSSDLKVMKDAADVLKELSIEFEMTVVSAHRTPDRMYDYAKGAADRGLKVIIAGAGGAAHLPGMVASLTPLPVIGVPVKSSNSIDGWDSILSILQMPNGVPVATVALNAAKNAGILAAQIIGSSDKVVLKRISDFKEGLKEKVMESKDEVEGYSS; this comes from the coding sequence ATGAGCAACGCACAAGTTGGTATAATCATGGGCAGCAGTTCCGATCTTAAAGTGATGAAAGATGCGGCTGATGTTCTTAAAGAACTAAGTATTGAATTCGAAATGACGGTTGTCTCTGCTCACCGAACTCCAGACCGTATGTACGATTACGCCAAAGGCGCTGCCGACCGTGGATTGAAAGTGATCATTGCCGGAGCTGGTGGCGCAGCACACTTACCAGGAATGGTAGCTTCCTTAACGCCACTTCCTGTTATTGGCGTTCCCGTAAAAAGTTCTAATTCCATTGATGGTTGGGACAGTATTCTTTCCATCCTACAAATGCCGAATGGCGTTCCCGTTGCTACCGTTGCGCTCAATGCTGCCAAAAACGCAGGCATTCTTGCAGCACAGATCATCGGTTCGTCAGACAAAGTGGTACTTAAACGAATTTCCGATTTCAAAGAGGGTTTGAAAGAGAAAGTGATGGAAAGTAAAGACGAGGTGGAAGGGTATTCCTCTTGA
- a CDS encoding CopG family transcriptional regulator has product MATFTTTLPNDLLERLSQKAEEYHLAKNKLIEKALRVYLDELTKAEYAKSFKRAVNDPDMLLMAEEGMAEYLRLLNELDEE; this is encoded by the coding sequence ATGGCAACTTTCACAACCACGCTCCCAAACGACCTGCTTGAGCGTCTTTCGCAGAAGGCCGAAGAATACCACCTTGCCAAGAACAAGCTCATTGAAAAAGCGCTTCGCGTTTATTTGGATGAACTGACGAAAGCTGAGTATGCCAAGTCTTTCAAACGTGCAGTCAACGACCCTGATATGCTCTTGATGGCCGAAGAAGGTATGGCAGAGTACCTTAGACTACTTAACGAACTTGACGAAGAATGA
- a CDS encoding type II toxin-antitoxin system PemK/MazF family toxin: protein MKQAEVWRAYLDPTVGSEQSGLRPVVVISGNTMNDHFNVVIVCPITSKLKNYKGHVILEPSATNGLDKRSEILNFHVRSVSKDRLVKKLGSISKAELELTKKGLNEIMTF, encoded by the coding sequence ATGAAACAGGCAGAGGTTTGGCGGGCTTATCTTGACCCCACGGTGGGCAGCGAACAGAGTGGTTTGCGTCCTGTGGTAGTGATAAGTGGAAATACCATGAACGACCACTTCAACGTGGTCATCGTTTGTCCCATAACTTCTAAGCTCAAAAATTACAAAGGTCATGTGATCTTGGAACCCTCAGCTACAAACGGGCTTGACAAGAGATCGGAGATACTGAACTTTCATGTGCGTTCCGTTTCCAAAGACCGATTGGTGAAAAAGCTGGGAAGCATCTCCAAAGCCGAATTGGAATTGACCAAGAAGGGGTTGAATGAAATTATGACGTTCTGA
- a CDS encoding nucleotidyltransferase family protein, with product MESFKDISNKLSEALPALKKRYPISYLALFGSVVRSDFNAQTSDVDILIDFDGEMGWEFFDLQQELKDLLGHEVDLVCRRALKPHYWEIIKEEVVNVGTAA from the coding sequence GTGGAATCTTTTAAGGACATCAGCAACAAATTGTCAGAAGCCCTTCCGGCTCTGAAGAAGCGGTATCCTATTTCGTACTTGGCACTTTTCGGGTCCGTAGTGCGGTCCGATTTCAATGCACAGACAAGCGATGTGGATATTCTCATTGATTTTGATGGCGAGATGGGATGGGAATTCTTTGATCTGCAACAAGAACTGAAAGACCTACTCGGTCATGAAGTGGATCTGGTTTGCAGGCGGGCGCTGAAACCCCACTACTGGGAGATCATTAAAGAAGAGGTGGTCAATGTCGGTACGGCTGCCTAA
- a CDS encoding DUF86 domain-containing protein encodes MSVRLPKIILQDMVEAAQKILLYADGLSFEGFVSDGRTRDAVYHNLIVLGEAAGRMPEVYVHDHNDIPWQKMISTRNALVHGYDVIDDRIVWKIVTDILPGLLEQLNPLLEP; translated from the coding sequence ATGTCGGTACGGCTGCCTAAGATCATTCTGCAAGATATGGTAGAGGCAGCCCAGAAAATACTGCTTTACGCGGATGGGCTTAGTTTCGAAGGTTTTGTTTCCGATGGAAGAACACGCGATGCCGTTTATCATAATCTGATCGTTCTTGGTGAAGCGGCAGGAAGGATGCCAGAAGTATATGTGCATGACCACAATGATATTCCGTGGCAGAAGATGATCTCAACCAGAAATGCGTTGGTGCATGGATATGATGTAATTGACGATAGGATTGTTTGGAAGATCGTTACAGACATTCTCCCTGGTCTTTTAGAACAGTTGAATCCTTTATTGGAACCTTAG